One window from the genome of Acinetobacter sp. ANC 7912 encodes:
- the dut gene encoding dUTP diphosphatase, which yields MKVQVKVLDSRLGNEWPMPTYATTGSAGLDLRACVDETIVIEPGQTVLVKTGLAIYIEDPNFAGLILPRSGLGHKHGIVLGNLVGLIDSDYQGELMVSVWNRSQTAFSLEPGERLAQYVLVPVVQAQFDIVNEFEATERGAGGFGHTGKN from the coding sequence ATGAAAGTACAGGTGAAAGTCCTTGACTCACGCCTTGGCAATGAATGGCCAATGCCAACTTATGCAACAACTGGCTCTGCAGGACTGGACCTGCGTGCATGTGTAGATGAAACCATCGTGATCGAACCAGGTCAAACTGTATTGGTCAAAACTGGTTTAGCCATTTATATCGAAGATCCTAACTTTGCGGGACTGATTCTGCCACGTTCAGGTTTAGGTCATAAACATGGGATCGTGCTAGGTAACCTAGTCGGTCTGATCGATTCAGATTATCAGGGTGAGCTGATGGTATCGGTATGGAACCGTAGTCAAACTGCGTTTAGCCTGGAACCGGGCGAACGTCTGGCACAATATGTATTAGTCCCTGTGGTTCAGGCACAATTTGATATTGTGAATGAATTTGAAGCCACTGAACGTGGTGCAGGTGGCTTTGGTCATACTGGCAAAAACTAA
- a CDS encoding PilT/PilU family type 4a pilus ATPase, which yields MDFNGLLDYMVAQKASDLFITADVEPSIKVNGTIVPIGNVKLPGSAVGQILHSIMSEKQRKEFAETRECNFAITNASKSARFRVSAFQQRDQPGMVLRRIETVIPTMDDLKLPPILKELAMTKRGIIIFVGATGTGKSTSLASMIGYRNENSKGHIITIEDPIEFVHQHKGCIITQREVGIDTDSFEVALKNTLRQAPDVILIGEIRSRETMDYAIAFAETGHLVFATLHANNANQAIDRIIHFFEADRHSQLFMDLSLNLRAMVAQQLIPTIDGTGRRAAIEILINSPLVSDLIRKGDVHEIKDLMKRSRELGMQTFDQALYDLYKAKQISYKDALKHADSPNDLRLQIKLSEEGGAHLMNSHSNITFDGQS from the coding sequence ATGGATTTTAACGGTTTACTTGATTACATGGTGGCACAAAAGGCATCGGATCTGTTTATTACCGCCGATGTTGAGCCTTCCATTAAAGTAAATGGCACGATTGTGCCGATTGGCAACGTCAAACTGCCGGGTTCTGCAGTAGGCCAGATTCTGCATTCGATCATGTCGGAAAAGCAGCGCAAGGAATTTGCTGAAACCCGTGAATGTAACTTTGCCATTACCAATGCCAGCAAATCGGCACGTTTCCGTGTCAGTGCTTTCCAGCAGCGTGACCAGCCAGGTATGGTGTTGCGTCGGATTGAAACCGTGATTCCGACCATGGATGATCTGAAGTTACCGCCGATTCTAAAAGAACTGGCAATGACCAAGCGCGGGATTATCATTTTCGTAGGGGCAACCGGTACTGGTAAATCAACCTCATTGGCTTCGATGATTGGCTACCGGAATGAAAATTCCAAAGGCCACATCATTACCATTGAAGACCCGATCGAATTCGTGCACCAGCATAAGGGCTGTATCATTACCCAGCGTGAGGTCGGCATCGATACCGATTCTTTCGAAGTTGCGCTGAAAAACACCCTGCGTCAGGCACCCGATGTGATCCTGATCGGTGAGATCCGTTCCCGCGAGACCATGGACTATGCCATTGCCTTTGCAGAAACCGGTCACCTGGTGTTTGCTACCCTGCACGCCAATAACGCCAACCAGGCGATTGACCGGATCATTCACTTCTTTGAAGCGGATCGTCATAGCCAGCTGTTTATGGACTTGTCCCTGAACTTACGTGCCATGGTGGCCCAACAGCTGATTCCTACCATTGATGGTACCGGCCGACGTGCAGCAATTGAAATTCTGATCAACTCGCCACTGGTTTCAGATCTGATCCGTAAAGGTGATGTACATGAGATCAAGGATTTGATGAAGCGTTCACGTGAACTCGGTATGCAGACTTTCGACCAGGCATTGTATGACCTGTATAAGGCCAAACAGATCAGCTATAAAGATGCACTGAAACATGCCGACTCACCAAATGACTTGCGTCTGCAAATCAAGCTTTCTGAGGAAGGCGGTGCCCATCTGATGAATTCACATAGCAACATCACATTTGATGGCCAGTCTTAA
- a CDS encoding acyltransferase: MSSESKKQPLLKKIARGLTVSSVMTGSTFFHGPPVLALGLTKLVKKSPKIDETNIKITNSWLSVNNWLIDTMLKNTKWTITVDESLDLSMQGRYLMTCNHQSWVDTTVNQYFGLTRMPLTRFFTKWELIFIPFVGQAFKILGFPMMKRHTKEQIAKNPALKDRDMDEARKSCQQLLSQPFTLLNYLEGTRFTQEKHDQQQSPYKNLLKPKAGGLALALNILGDRIDAFVDMTIVYPDGVPGYGEFWLGEVPRIAVDLRKIEIPDWVLGGNYEDDPEYRERFQQWVHQLWTEKDQLIEKMKQDLAQAA, translated from the coding sequence ATGTCGTCTGAAAGTAAAAAACAACCGCTTTTAAAAAAAATTGCTCGTGGCCTCACTGTAAGCTCAGTTATGACAGGAAGTACTTTCTTTCATGGGCCTCCAGTACTTGCTTTAGGTCTAACCAAGTTAGTGAAAAAGTCACCTAAAATTGACGAAACCAATATCAAGATCACTAACAGCTGGCTGAGCGTCAATAACTGGCTGATTGACACCATGCTGAAAAATACCAAGTGGACCATTACCGTTGATGAATCACTCGACCTAAGCATGCAAGGTCGTTACCTGATGACCTGTAACCATCAAAGCTGGGTTGATACCACAGTGAATCAGTATTTTGGTCTGACTCGTATGCCACTCACCCGTTTCTTTACCAAATGGGAGCTGATCTTTATTCCGTTCGTGGGACAGGCGTTTAAGATTCTGGGCTTTCCGATGATGAAACGCCATACCAAAGAACAGATTGCCAAGAATCCAGCACTGAAAGATCGCGACATGGATGAAGCACGTAAGTCATGTCAGCAGTTATTGAGTCAGCCATTTACCCTGCTCAACTATCTGGAAGGCACCCGCTTTACCCAAGAAAAGCATGACCAGCAACAATCTCCATATAAAAACCTGCTGAAACCAAAAGCCGGTGGTCTGGCGCTAGCCTTGAATATTCTGGGTGACCGCATCGATGCCTTTGTAGATATGACCATTGTCTATCCAGACGGCGTACCGGGCTATGGTGAATTCTGGTTAGGCGAAGTGCCAAGAATTGCGGTAGATTTAAGAAAGATTGAAATTCCAGACTGGGTACTGGGCGGTAATTATGAGGATGATCCTGAATACCGTGAACGTTTCCAGCAATGGGTACATCAATTATGGACTGAGAAAGACCAGCTGATTGAAAAAATGAAGCAGGATCTGGCTCAGGCAGCCTGA
- a CDS encoding RnfH family protein: MSQAVMVWVAYAAPEQQFHIAVPFQAGMTALDAIAASGIREQVELPEPLNLGIFGVKLQDHQKPLEAGDRVEIYRPLTINPKDIRRKRAAENPVGRYIKGNRAKLWKS, encoded by the coding sequence ATGAGTCAGGCAGTGATGGTTTGGGTGGCGTATGCTGCCCCTGAACAACAATTTCATATTGCCGTGCCTTTTCAAGCTGGCATGACCGCACTGGACGCGATTGCAGCGAGTGGTATCCGTGAACAGGTGGAATTACCTGAGCCGCTAAATTTGGGTATTTTCGGCGTTAAACTACAGGATCATCAGAAGCCATTGGAAGCGGGGGATCGTGTAGAAATCTACCGGCCACTGACGATTAATCCGAAAGATATCCGCCGTAAACGTGCAGCAGAAAATCCGGTTGGTCGTTATATCAAGGGCAACCGTGCCAAATTATGGAAATCTTAA
- a CDS encoding class II glutamine amidotransferase, whose product MCQLLGMNCATPTDITFSFRGFSQRAGITSDHSDGFGIAFFEDKACRLFVDNQSAVESPIAELIRNYPIKSRNVIAHIRKATQGKINLENSHPFSRELWGRQWIFAHNGDLHGFFPELSGRFTPVGNTDSERAFCYLLDQLVKRFGYDEPKLDQVFDLLVEISPGIAEHGTFNFCLSNGQALFTYATTKLHWLVREYPFKPAQLIDIDVEVDFSQVTTPEDRVAVITTEPLTQNEVWTPFQPGEMILFRDGNNIRSQLTRVERLERERLDPSLKRVTRADQY is encoded by the coding sequence ATGTGCCAGCTGTTAGGAATGAATTGTGCTACACCGACCGATATTACCTTTTCATTTCGGGGCTTTTCGCAGCGTGCAGGAATCACCTCAGATCATTCTGATGGCTTTGGTATCGCCTTTTTTGAAGATAAAGCTTGCCGTTTGTTTGTGGATAATCAGTCGGCAGTCGAGTCACCGATTGCCGAACTGATCCGAAACTATCCGATCAAATCCCGTAATGTGATTGCGCATATCCGCAAGGCAACACAGGGCAAAATCAATCTGGAAAATTCCCATCCGTTTAGCCGTGAACTGTGGGGACGTCAGTGGATTTTCGCACATAATGGCGATTTGCATGGTTTCTTTCCGGAATTATCTGGTCGTTTTACTCCGGTCGGTAATACGGATAGTGAACGTGCTTTCTGTTATCTGCTCGATCAGCTGGTGAAACGTTTTGGTTACGATGAACCTAAATTGGATCAGGTATTTGATCTGCTAGTTGAGATTTCTCCAGGCATTGCCGAACATGGTACCTTTAATTTCTGTTTGTCCAATGGTCAGGCCTTATTCACTTATGCGACGACCAAACTGCATTGGCTCGTGCGTGAATATCCATTTAAGCCCGCCCAGCTGATTGATATTGATGTGGAAGTGGATTTTAGTCAGGTAACCACACCGGAAGATCGTGTCGCCGTCATTACTACTGAACCATTGACCCAGAATGAAGTCTGGACGCCATTTCAGCCGGGTGAAATGATCTTATTCCGAGATGGTAATAATATCCGTTCCCAACTTACTCGTGTTGAACGTCTGGAACGTGAACGATTGGATCCTTCCTTAAAGCGGGTCACTCGAGCAGATCAATATTAA
- a CDS encoding phosphomannomutase/phosphoglucomutase: protein MGFMQHQFPMQLFRAYDIRGKVSLLNAGVVEAIAHGLAQQYQQAGQTRVAIGYDARLTSPTYAKIIQQIFQQYGIDATVIGCCSSPMLYFTAKEFDGNGIMITASHNPREDNGIKWLMQGEPPCPETIQKVGQEAKQYYSDELLPIPEAQHEIITEYCLKYQQSILDDIQLQRRYKVVLDGLNGSAGRCAALVLKKLGCDLTTIRTEANGHFPDHAPDPSQDAHLQKLKLTVLKTGADLGIALDGDGDRLVLIDAAGEIIRADQLLCLCAEICLKDHPGQEFVFDVKCSTQVRNTVLALGGKPVMLRTGSSFLRKYLANAKGQAIFGGEYAGHYVFNDGRGGGYDDGVYTALRIMEYLDHTGQSLAEALKKYPKRVGTEDLYISTHRIQPQELLDFVEVQSRQLNAQISKIDGIRLDFDDGFGIIRASNTGEYFTVRFDAENQQRLNEIRHLFVSMLRDRYPAIAKDILDAQ, encoded by the coding sequence ATGGGATTCATGCAACATCAATTCCCCATGCAACTCTTTCGTGCATATGACATCCGCGGTAAGGTTTCTTTACTGAATGCCGGCGTGGTGGAGGCTATTGCACATGGTCTGGCACAGCAGTATCAGCAGGCAGGGCAGACGCGTGTCGCGATTGGCTATGATGCCCGATTGACAAGTCCGACCTATGCAAAAATTATTCAGCAGATCTTTCAGCAATATGGAATTGATGCAACCGTGATCGGCTGTTGCTCCAGCCCGATGCTTTATTTCACGGCCAAAGAATTTGATGGTAACGGTATTATGATTACCGCCAGCCATAATCCGCGTGAGGATAATGGTATCAAGTGGTTAATGCAGGGTGAACCACCTTGCCCTGAGACGATTCAGAAAGTCGGACAAGAAGCAAAACAGTATTACTCGGATGAATTACTACCCATTCCAGAAGCGCAGCATGAAATCATCACCGAATATTGCCTAAAGTATCAGCAGTCGATTCTGGATGATATTCAGCTACAACGCCGTTATAAGGTGGTGTTAGATGGCTTAAATGGTTCAGCTGGGCGTTGTGCAGCGTTGGTCTTAAAAAAACTGGGCTGTGACCTAACCACCATTCGTACCGAAGCCAATGGCCATTTCCCGGATCATGCCCCGGATCCTTCCCAAGATGCCCATTTGCAAAAACTGAAATTAACAGTACTGAAGACCGGCGCTGATTTGGGAATTGCCTTGGATGGTGATGGCGACCGTTTGGTACTGATCGATGCTGCTGGAGAGATCATTCGGGCGGATCAGTTACTTTGCCTATGTGCGGAAATCTGCCTGAAAGACCATCCGGGACAGGAATTTGTTTTTGATGTGAAATGTTCGACCCAGGTACGTAATACTGTACTGGCATTGGGTGGTAAACCAGTGATGCTACGTACCGGCAGTTCTTTCCTGCGTAAATATCTGGCCAATGCCAAAGGCCAAGCTATTTTCGGTGGTGAATATGCCGGGCATTATGTTTTTAATGACGGCCGTGGCGGTGGTTATGATGATGGCGTCTATACCGCTTTAAGAATCATGGAATATCTGGATCATACCGGTCAAAGCCTGGCAGAAGCACTCAAAAAATATCCAAAACGGGTTGGTACTGAAGATCTGTATATTTCTACCCATCGGATTCAACCTCAAGAATTACTCGACTTTGTTGAAGTGCAATCCCGTCAATTAAATGCACAAATCAGTAAAATTGACGGGATACGTCTTGATTTTGATGATGGTTTTGGCATCATTCGAGCATCCAATACGGGTGAATACTTTACAGTGCGCTTTGATGCAGAAAATCAGCAGCGACTGAATGAGATCCGTCACCTGTTCGTTTCGATGTTGCGTGACCGCTATCCTGCGATCGCCAAAGATATTTTAGATGCTCAATAA
- the argB gene encoding acetylglutamate kinase, whose product MPNQQTGIDKAQVLTEALPYIQRFAGKTLVVKYGGNAMTDPELESSFARDIVLMKTVGLNPIVVHGGGPQVDSMLKQLGRESERIDGMRVTDPATMEVVEMVLGGSVNKSIVNLINKHGGRAIGLTGKDGNLIRAHKLLMEKTAEDGSIQKIDLGMVGEVVGVKTDVLEMFTKSDFIPVIAPLGVDEEGNTYNINADLVAGKVAEALGAEKLILLTNITGVLDENKNLLTGLTTQEVDRLIETGVIYGGMIPKVGCALDAVKGGVVSAHIVDGRVPHASLLEIFTDHGVGTLITNRVKSAHH is encoded by the coding sequence ATGCCAAATCAACAGACCGGCATCGACAAAGCACAAGTACTGACCGAAGCTTTGCCGTATATTCAACGCTTTGCAGGTAAAACCTTGGTTGTAAAATATGGCGGCAACGCAATGACTGATCCTGAGCTGGAAAGTTCATTTGCACGTGACATCGTCTTAATGAAAACCGTGGGCTTGAATCCGATCGTGGTACATGGTGGTGGCCCGCAAGTGGATTCCATGCTGAAACAGCTAGGCCGTGAGTCTGAACGTATTGATGGTATGCGTGTGACTGACCCGGCGACCATGGAAGTCGTCGAAATGGTGCTGGGTGGTAGCGTCAACAAATCGATCGTGAACCTGATCAACAAACATGGTGGCCGTGCGATTGGCTTAACTGGTAAAGATGGTAACCTGATTCGTGCCCACAAACTGTTGATGGAAAAAACTGCAGAAGACGGTTCGATCCAGAAAATTGATTTAGGTATGGTCGGTGAAGTCGTTGGCGTGAAAACCGACGTCCTGGAAATGTTTACCAAAAGTGATTTTATTCCGGTGATTGCACCACTGGGTGTTGATGAAGAAGGGAATACCTATAACATCAATGCCGATCTGGTCGCAGGTAAAGTGGCGGAAGCTTTGGGCGCAGAAAAACTGATTCTGCTAACCAATATCACCGGTGTTCTAGACGAAAATAAAAATCTGCTGACTGGCCTCACCACTCAGGAAGTAGATCGTCTAATCGAAACGGGCGTGATCTATGGCGGTATGATTCCAAAAGTCGGTTGTGCGCTTGATGCAGTCAAAGGCGGTGTTGTAAGTGCACATATCGTTGATGGTCGTGTACCACATGCGAGTCTGCTGGAAATCTTTACCGATCATGGTGTCGGTACCTTGATTACCAACCGGGTGAAATCAGCTCATCATTGA
- the rep gene encoding DNA helicase Rep yields MSLASQLNDKQLEAMKYTQGPLLVLAGAGSGKTSVITRKIAYLVKHCGIPAHRITAMTFTNKAAREMKERVTKLLSREEAKGLSVSTFHTFGLNLLRLELKHTPLKANFSILDADDCKRILMDLMHRDNLSGAESKELIAKAMKMISDWKNDLIPPEQAHTTCETPEDVQFAHLYQLYERNLRAYNAVDFDDLIVMPTRLLQENAEVRDKWQNRVRYLLVDEYQDTNTAQYILVKLLVGVMGQFTAVGDDDQSIYAWRGAKPENMALLQQDFPNLKVIKLEQNYRSTSRILKAANTVIGNNPHIFDKKLWSDKGHGEVIRVITCRNDDDEAERVVKDLITHKLMNGKNWKDYAILYRGNFQARILETQLRQMQIPYKLSGGQSFFARAEIKDIMSYLRLIINPEDDSAFLRIINTPKRAIGPVTLEKLGLFAQENNLSLLAAAGDQRLTMAIPKKATTQLAEFADFINIFTRNLLDDDEPVPIIRQMMVEAGYIDYIKESAATPAQEKTKLDNIEVLYSSIQSLINRAEDVDEKNIESVIRKMVLLDMLEQQQEEEDTDKVNLLTLHASKGLEFPYVYLIGLEEEILPHKNSIAADTVEEERRLMYVGITRARQGLTITLAEQRKAGGQMKQMTPSRFLDELPEDELEWLGRKKKLAGNIDPKQQAQQYLENLRALIKR; encoded by the coding sequence ATGTCACTCGCCAGTCAGTTAAATGACAAGCAACTTGAAGCCATGAAATACACTCAAGGACCCTTGTTAGTACTTGCGGGGGCAGGTTCAGGTAAGACTTCCGTAATCACAAGAAAAATCGCTTATCTGGTCAAGCATTGTGGCATTCCGGCACACCGTATTACCGCCATGACCTTTACCAACAAAGCTGCACGTGAAATGAAAGAGCGTGTAACCAAACTGTTGTCACGTGAAGAAGCGAAAGGTCTGTCAGTCTCGACCTTCCATACCTTTGGCTTAAATTTATTGCGTCTCGAGTTGAAACACACGCCCCTGAAAGCCAACTTCTCGATTCTGGATGCAGATGATTGCAAACGTATTCTGATGGACCTGATGCACCGTGATAACCTGTCCGGTGCAGAAAGTAAGGAACTCATTGCTAAAGCGATGAAGATGATTTCTGACTGGAAGAACGACTTGATTCCACCGGAACAAGCACATACCACTTGTGAAACGCCGGAAGATGTTCAGTTTGCGCATTTATATCAACTGTATGAACGTAACCTGCGTGCCTATAACGCTGTCGATTTTGATGACTTGATTGTGATGCCGACGCGGTTACTACAGGAAAATGCGGAAGTCCGTGATAAATGGCAGAATCGGGTACGTTATCTGCTGGTGGATGAATATCAGGATACCAACACCGCACAATATATTCTGGTGAAACTGCTAGTGGGCGTGATGGGGCAGTTCACAGCAGTAGGGGATGATGACCAGTCGATTTATGCCTGGCGTGGGGCTAAGCCCGAAAATATGGCCTTGCTGCAACAGGACTTCCCAAACCTGAAAGTGATCAAGCTGGAGCAGAACTATCGCTCCACTAGCCGGATTCTGAAAGCGGCCAATACAGTGATTGGCAATAACCCGCATATTTTCGATAAAAAACTCTGGTCGGATAAAGGCCATGGTGAAGTCATTCGGGTGATTACCTGCCGCAATGATGACGATGAAGCAGAACGTGTGGTCAAAGACCTGATCACACACAAGCTGATGAATGGTAAAAACTGGAAAGATTACGCGATATTGTATCGCGGGAATTTCCAGGCACGTATTCTGGAAACCCAGCTGCGTCAGATGCAGATTCCTTATAAGCTTTCTGGTGGGCAGTCCTTCTTCGCCCGTGCGGAAATCAAGGATATTATGAGTTATCTTCGCCTGATCATTAATCCGGAAGATGACAGTGCTTTTCTACGCATTATCAACACACCGAAACGCGCGATTGGTCCGGTGACGCTGGAAAAATTGGGTTTGTTTGCCCAGGAAAATAATTTGTCACTGCTGGCTGCAGCAGGGGATCAGCGCCTGACCATGGCGATTCCGAAGAAAGCGACAACACAGTTGGCTGAGTTTGCTGACTTTATTAATATCTTTACCCGCAACCTGCTAGATGATGACGAGCCGGTGCCGATTATCCGCCAGATGATGGTGGAAGCCGGTTATATTGACTATATCAAGGAATCAGCAGCCACCCCGGCACAGGAAAAAACCAAGCTGGATAATATTGAAGTGCTATATAGCAGTATCCAGAGTCTGATTAACCGTGCCGAAGATGTCGATGAAAAGAACATCGAAAGCGTGATTCGTAAGATGGTGTTGTTAGACATGCTGGAACAGCAGCAGGAAGAGGAAGATACAGACAAGGTCAACCTGCTGACTCTGCATGCGTCCAAAGGTCTGGAGTTCCCTTATGTATATCTGATTGGGCTGGAAGAGGAAATTCTGCCGCATAAAAATTCGATTGCTGCCGATACTGTTGAGGAAGAACGCCGTCTGATGTATGTAGGCATTACCCGTGCCCGTCAAGGTTTAACCATTACTTTGGCCGAACAGCGTAAGGCGGGTGGTCAGATGAAACAGATGACCCCAAGCCGTTTCTTGGATGAGTTGCCAGAGGATGAACTGGAATGGCTCGGCCGTAAGAAAAAGCTGGCTGGCAATATCGATCCAAAACAGCAAGCCCAACAATATCTAGAAAATTTACGCGCTTTAATTAAGCGTTAA
- a CDS encoding OmpA family protein, translating to MRALLISAAVAGAVALTGCQTTGNNIGGFEYDKAALGTVIGAAAGYGISKGNANTSAQNNRAAAIGAVVGAAAGAYLDNKEKKLRQATAGSGIDVNRNPDGSVNLVMPGSITFDTNKSNIKPNFYDTLNKVAQVLTEDNKSGIVVTGYTDSTGNDSINLPLSQARAQSVASYLASKGISTSRINAQGLGSANPIADNSTAAGREQNRRVEIAVYQVQ from the coding sequence ATGCGTGCATTGTTAATTTCAGCAGCTGTAGCAGGGGCGGTAGCACTTACAGGTTGTCAAACTACAGGTAACAACATTGGTGGCTTCGAATACGATAAAGCTGCACTGGGCACAGTGATCGGTGCTGCAGCAGGTTATGGTATTTCTAAAGGCAATGCCAACACTAGCGCTCAAAACAACCGTGCTGCTGCAATCGGTGCAGTTGTAGGTGCAGCAGCGGGTGCTTACCTTGACAATAAAGAGAAAAAACTTCGTCAAGCAACAGCGGGTAGCGGTATCGACGTAAACCGTAATCCAGATGGTTCAGTGAATCTGGTAATGCCAGGTAGCATTACATTTGACACTAACAAGTCAAATATCAAACCAAACTTCTATGATACTTTGAACAAAGTTGCTCAAGTATTAACTGAAGACAACAAGAGCGGTATCGTAGTAACTGGTTATACAGACAGTACTGGTAATGATTCAATCAACCTGCCATTGTCTCAAGCGCGTGCTCAGTCTGTTGCGAGCTACTTAGCGTCTAAAGGTATTTCAACTTCACGTATCAACGCTCAAGGTTTAGGTTCTGCGAACCCAATCGCTGACAACTCAACAGCTGCGGGCCGCGAACAAAACCGTCGTGTTGAAATCGCGGTATATCAAGTTCAGTAA
- the fur gene encoding ferric iron uptake transcriptional regulator, which yields MPISNQDLRKAGLKVTLPRIKILELLENSRQHHLSAEDIYKTLLDQGEDVGLATVYRVLTQFEAAGIIQRHHFENNYSVFEIMQEDHHDHLVCQNCNKVVEFTNDVIEHEQHEVAKKFGFELTGHSLNLYGYCDAPECQEAYRKK from the coding sequence ATGCCTATTTCAAATCAAGATTTACGTAAAGCTGGACTAAAAGTTACATTGCCGCGAATTAAAATATTAGAACTATTAGAAAACTCACGCCAGCACCACCTGAGTGCCGAAGATATTTATAAGACTTTACTCGATCAAGGCGAAGATGTGGGTCTCGCGACTGTATATCGTGTGTTAACACAGTTTGAAGCAGCAGGCATTATTCAGCGCCACCATTTTGAAAATAACTATTCAGTCTTTGAAATCATGCAGGAAGATCACCATGATCACCTGGTATGTCAGAATTGCAATAAAGTGGTTGAATTTACCAATGATGTAATTGAGCATGAACAGCACGAAGTGGCAAAAAAATTTGGCTTTGAGCTGACTGGTCACTCATTGAACCTTTATGGTTACTGTGATGCACCTGAATGCCAAGAAGCCTATCGCAAGAAATGA
- a CDS encoding bacteriohemerythrin, with protein MKMKWIPDYNTGIDVIDDQHKRILDYINEIDEIDESTDRARIKQILENIIDYTQSHFTFEESLQEEAGYKYRVPHKRVHDLFIKKIESYRDRFEMGHSIEAELHEVLSKWLINHIQHDDADYVGAVKENMIGLIKEKEKKKGKNWFARFFS; from the coding sequence ATGAAGATGAAGTGGATTCCAGACTATAACACTGGTATCGATGTGATTGACGATCAGCACAAACGAATTCTCGATTACATCAATGAAATTGATGAAATTGATGAATCTACTGATCGTGCTCGAATCAAACAGATCCTGGAAAACATCATTGACTATACCCAGTCTCATTTCACCTTTGAAGAATCTCTACAGGAAGAGGCGGGCTATAAATATCGCGTACCACACAAACGTGTACACGACCTGTTTATCAAGAAAATTGAATCTTATCGTGACCGCTTTGAGATGGGGCATTCCATTGAAGCGGAACTGCATGAAGTGTTATCAAAATGGCTGATCAACCATATCCAGCACGATGATGCGGATTATGTGGGTGCAGTGAAGGAAAACATGATTGGTCTGATCAAGGAAAAAGAAAAGAAAAAAGGCAAGAACTGGTTCGCCCGTTTCTTCTCATGA
- a CDS encoding outer membrane protein assembly factor BamE has protein sequence MQKIMLTLFVTSLLVGCSTLGVYKVDIPQGTPLTQAQASKIQVGMSHQQVRFLLGSPTVTDPLNPLRWDYIYNYTPGTYAKKANIPAARGQHLKIYFTPNGIVERIEGLETIPESQPGLPGSKEAILTAPPL, from the coding sequence ATGCAAAAAATCATGCTGACGTTATTCGTCACTTCATTGCTTGTCGGCTGTTCGACATTAGGTGTGTACAAAGTTGATATTCCTCAAGGAACACCTTTAACTCAAGCACAAGCCTCAAAAATCCAGGTAGGTATGAGTCACCAGCAAGTCCGTTTCCTGCTCGGTAGCCCAACGGTAACTGATCCGCTTAATCCTTTACGCTGGGACTACATTTACAATTATACCCCAGGAACCTATGCTAAAAAAGCCAACATCCCTGCTGCACGTGGTCAACACCTGAAAATTTACTTCACTCCAAACGGTATCGTAGAACGCATTGAAGGGTTAGAAACCATCCCTGAATCACAACCTGGCCTACCAGGCTCAAAAGAAGCGATTCTTACAGCGCCCCCACTATAA